The genomic stretch CCCCTCCTCCACCCCTCCTTCGTTCACCTTCCTCCTACATCTTCATCCTTTATCTCTTTCTCTCCCTAGATAACCATCTATCTTTGTTTGGAAGAAACCTATTCTTCTTTCCATCTAATTCAACCTCTATTCCTTTCACCTCCTCCatctctttatctcttcataagGTTCCAAACACTCTTGAGATTGGAGATTCCTTGATTGGGTAAAGTCTAGTATTTATGGAAATTTGTGCCGACCATAATTTGAATAATGAACGAAAAATTAATAGGAAAagtttggagggaagaaaagaGAAGTTTGGGGCTAAATTACTTGGTGGAAAATGATCCGAGTTTTCATAACTAGCAAGAGCCAAAGAAAAGAATTCGGTGCGGAGAAAATTTTTAGTTTTTGGAGGAAAACCATATTCAGATGGGGGTAAACAAAATGAGCCCCTAAAATTTCTTCCTAAACTTAGTCATTATATCTATCAAAGTATTCACTTCTGAATTAATATCTTTGGTGCTTGCTGGAATGGTGAAATAAGGAGGAAGAAGATGGTACAGTTGTAATTAAAGGGAAAGCTTAAAGGGTATAGCTGTCTCTTTACGTGATTTTTTGCTGGAAACCATGGTAGCAGTTTCTAATAAAATGGATGATATTAGGTAGtaaattgttaaaaaaaattatattaggTAATACTTTCACTAATTTGTAAAGAAAGGAACTTAAAAGGTCGTAAATTACAGAAAGATGTAGGGTCAATCGGAACAAGATGCCACGCCCACACAAATCAGCCATTGACCATTGTTATATCTAGTCTCCAAAGGAATGGATCCATTTTATCTAGAATCTCATTCGACACAAATTGATACATACTCATTAGCTCTTGAAGAATGGTAAGAAGAGCAAACATAAATATACACATTAAAACCAAAGCCAACTATCACAATCTGGCAATGATGCTAAATGTTCATGAACATCTTATGTTACATCAAGTGATCAAACAAATTTGTTATTACCAAAGCACAATGCCAATCAAAAGAATATCATTAACTTTTTCCAAAGCACAAACATTTTTCAAACATACATCTAAGATTAAATATTAAAAGCAAGTTCAACACTACTATTATCTTTTTATGTACTCTCATTGCCGTCTGGAATTTGGGCAAGACCACCAACCTGTAGACTAAGATTAAGCTTACTCTTTACGAATAGTTCACAAAACTATTTTTAAAAGCATTATTTTACGTGCTCTCCTTTTGTACGAGAGTGTCATCTCCTGATGTTTCCTTCTTGGCGACCAATTTACTGATAGTTTCCTAATTAAGTTTAAAGCATTTTTGAGCCCTAAAAGACACTAGGATAATGTTGTCATCATATCGTATATAGTATCAAACTTCAAGATAAGAAGATCAAAAGAATGGCAACAAATACAGACGTACCACAAGATCTTAGTTTTATGGTACGGATGTTAAAATACAGGCACACTATGCACATCCACTAAATACAATTTACTCTTTATCAAGATTGTTGGTAAAATGCCATACACGTGTGACGTGACAACACTGTTAAAATCCAATATTTTATCAACTCATAAGTGCAAGTTTTGGGACAATTGACAACCCTCGCAAGCCAAATATCAAACCAATAACCGGAGCACGTTCACGCTCCAAAGGATGGAGAGCTCTCACAGTTGACTCACACAACACATAAGACTCGTCATGGACACGTATACAACTCAAATAAGGTCCCCTGACATATAAGCAACATGTAAGTTACTTAAGACAGTTAGACTTGGTTAAAAGAATGAGACACGGGGTCAAGGTGTCCGGTTTGCCTATTTCAAGAAAAAATAACATGCCTTCTACTCAAAGTTAAGTGTCCTCAagtgccatacacaaacacacaagGTAGTACAAAAGTCTAGGTAACAGGGAAAACATATCACGTAATATACAAACATATACATTTATTTTATCAATATAGCCTATATAAGGATACAACTATTTAGTAGACCATTCATTCGTAAGCAAGTACATTCAAGTAGGGACACTACTCCCACAGATGAACCTGCTTTTGAGCAAGCCCCACTAGCCACTATGATACATTACTTGCACTTGGTCACAACATGCCGAACAATTTCTAAAATACATGCTTCTGGAACAGAAGCTGGTTCAAttttgtttaataaattttaCTTAGCGTCTTAGCCATACTATCTTAGTGGTAAGGCATTCAAAGCGATCTCAAGAAGCACAACCTTTTTGCATAAAGAAAAGTGAGGATGGTTCAACATATTAAATTAATAATCGTCCATATAATGAATCAGATGATCACAAAAAAGAACACACACCTTTTAATGTCCTCAATAGCTTCTTTTCTGCGTTGTATTTGGAGCTCTAAAATGTGAATAAGTGTGGCTCGTGCCTACAAACAGAATTGACAAAATTGCATAAGTGCATAACACGAGTCAACCATAAGTACAGGAGCAGGAACAAGAAACAGAACAGAGAAAGCAACTCATCCATAGTGTACCTGGTGAGGCCGCAATGAATTGAGTAGGTGATGTAAATTCTTAAATATGAGCGATATCTCCTCAACTCTCCTAGCATACTGTGAAGGTCTCTCGACAAGAATGTCAGCAAGCTCCAAAAGATGCAGCTGTAGCTCTCTATTGAGGGACTTCAATTCTTTTTTAAAATCTAAGTGAATGATTAGGTAGTTAGAAATAATGTTCCTGATTAATTAGAAAATGAACTAATTGTTTGAGCATGATCCTTTTTCATATGCATTTCAAATTACTAATACCACTTATCGATAGCAAAAATGGACATCACCAGACGAGCGTCACTCTATACTATCAATGCCAGCCATTGGACGCTATTGTGAATTAAATCTTTAGAAAATTGTCGATTACTGTTTTCTATGACACGATAATAACATCCAAACTCAACCCTTCAACTCTTCAAGAAAGCATTGATCATCTACATTCTTGTATCTATCAACTCTATCAAATCGCATACAAGCCATTAACAAACTTCCTAAACTCGTGTACCTTCCCAACTATACCGAGCTCCTAAACCGACAATTACAAACAAATAACAGGCTGAACAACAACATAATCTCATTTCCTCAAGCACTTCCGCAATATGTCAGGTAAGGGATCAGATGTACGCAGCATTACCCTACACTACCCTACCGTGTGTTAACACTAACAAACCGAAGATGAAAAGCGCGTCGAGAAATAAATCGAAAAGATTACCAATATTAGGGCCTTTGGGATACAATTGACGAACACCTTGATCTTCCAAACTAGGCATGACATCATCAGTCTACACATTcaaaattaacaaaaacaaaaatcaatCGACGAAGAATTGAACgcaaattcgaaaccctaattcgaaAAATTAAAAGAGAGAGAAGTGGAAAACGAACAGTGTAAGTGGCGCCATAGCAGAGGTAAGTGCCATTGATAGGAGGAGGAGGTTGAGGAgcggaattagggttttgagcGTAGTCTTTGTATAGCTTGTAATACGGCGGCGGTGGCGGATATGTCGCCGTCGCCATTGATAAGTGGCTGTTTGAGTGTTTGTGGTGATGACTGCTGGTGAGTCGTCTgttcgagtcgagtcgagtcgagtcaaTTTGAATTAGAATATGTTTCGAGCGTTATAAGTCGTGACTCGTGATATTAGTCCGTTTGATTGGGTCTGGTCGAGCGGAAATTAAATGGTAGGATCGTTTTGTTTAGGTCGGTTTGGATCGTTGTTGAAATTAAATTTAGGTTATATGAGGTTATTTTATTTGGGTGGACTTAATTTTAACACTTATTCGGCTCAATTCAGCTCACTTCAATTCAACTCACATTATTTCAGCTCTACTCATTTCTGCAAACTTTAATTTAGTTTACCTtactttagttcagttcagttataTTTAGTTCAGTTTAGTTTCACTTAACCCAAAAGAATGGGACCGTAGTTGGTTCGGTTTCGTCAAGTAGGGTTTGGATTTAAGAATTTGTGTACTTTACTTCTTAATAATGGAGTAAAACACACACGGAGTATTAAATATTGAAAAACTAGTTTGAATGCCTGTGCGTTGCAACGggttaattaacttatttataatgcaaaaaaaaaaaaacgttataaggatttaatgtttacattctatgtctaatgatttataatcatataatcactttaccttatactaatctttcgatgtgggacactTCTACTATTTAttagtaatatattcaccaaacttgaaTTTTTTTCTGTTGTGGgacaattttactatttatatgtaatatatattcatcaaacctgcattgttcttcaatgtgggacaaataacatactcagaattacaccatctttttttgcacttagttcgacatccaaccaaatCCCGAATACGGAAtacacttagttcgacatccaaccaaatcccgaataccgaatacagacatttgctactcattatatctaatagttatattcaaatttaataatatgatcaagtactctccattaatatttgtacgttgtttttcttcaaaaaaaatttaacataattgagatacggaaatttcaaaaaaaataaaagaaattaatatatacatgggttaactcttatttataatcatataatcaacataccttatactaatcttttgatgtggacaattctactatttataagtaatatattcaccaaacttggattttttttctgatgtgggacaattttactatttatatgtaatatatattcatcaaacctgcattgtttttcaatgtgggacaaataacatactcagaattacaccatcttactttgaatctaataatattattttcataattttttttaccgacattattttgccaaatgaaatgtaaaagcttttgtataaaaattagaaacatcacttgaatttaaaaaaagaaatacaaagcatatattataataactaaaagattttccaaagattaacttaggttagaaatcattattgtagagacagtaatacaaactcttttaagagctctctcggacaatacttaagagaatcaaaaaattttgggttatgacttttatttataatcataagatcaccctaccttatggtaatcttccgatgtgggacaattctaatatttatacatagtatattcaccacacttacattacttttcaatgtaggacaaataacatactaagtacacctttttttttgcacctactttgacatcaacccgatttaataatgagaaaatacaatacaatacaatctacactctaatgatagcatttttttgtcacaatctaattatataattttcatacgattcTTTTTTGTccaatgaaatataaagtttttatatcaaaactataaacatcactttaatataatatagaaaatgtatatttatatatatatatatggacaattctattatttatgtaatactacggatttatgagtctctgggtactctatcgagtaggccttactctgtcgagtaagggtgagttgcgttttaaaatagtttctgacctgttgggtactcgatcgagtaacgtgggtactcgatcgagtaagggggcactcgatcgagtacctcagctactcgatcgagtagccggtttacgggggatgttttgtcggactttgttaaatgatgcgagataagtataaaaggttgtccgtcacttttattagtttcttttatctattctaaaacctaagtgaggagaaaaggagttacgtagtttgtctgtcatcgcatcattagcaaatcccggagctagaggtgtcggatttcatcgttcttcacaccgttgtgatccttgtgtcgagggtaagctttacatataaattttatactgtttcgttagaattggttaaaccctaattttggggattggggttttctatgtttttgttgatgtggtagtgattatatgatgatatgtataggaggagggttgtagaagaagccttttgatatcagctgtgagaccgtctgattgtgttgcttttcaggtaggatttcctactcagtattagtcccataatgggatgattgttgatgtgttgtggttgattaaataatatagtaattgtattgtgacggtttgttgattgtgattgtttgtctctggttctcgaggcgtgtcctcggctgagtggggtcacttgcgggagtggcttcacgccctagtttcgcccttcgtggaacccgccacggaaggggatgtgcacattaatggatagggttatcgctcattatgaggagcggggatttggtgggtacggcggtcccccatcgggcggtgGTCCaatggacgatcgatgattgagattgttgggattggcgtgattgtgtgtgtgtgacggttaaggtcatcatttatcttattgttgatatattgagttgtgtgattagtcgacccgtttaaatgttttaaaaacgtggtgatccattcggggtggtgagcgattattgagcggtatgatatgacgcgtatgggatagccgggatgagtcatcacgtggcggttagaagtcttccgccgtgtcgacggtgttttgtagctttgatagttttagcatgAGAGCCgtcgagaatcttgtatttctttttatcagtttggaattgctatgtaatcactttaaactttatttacttttaaagttgtttcgttattgtttaatgaatatcatgcctcgggtaaccgagatggtggcatccttatacctgagtggtcctggtaaggcacttggagtatgggggtgttacaaatggtatcagagcgacgatcctgaaacctgtaaccaatgaacccaatgaatatagggagtcaattaaaatgaacccggggtaaaggttgtaggagctaatgcaaagacttgggagacgtcctaaagtcgcgaactcgccctacaattttgaaccggtcaccatgggatatgagtcgggatcgctatgtgtttatcttgtgaattgtgtacctatatggtgatgtgtggcatgaatcagtggatgtatgtatgtggagaatggggaatgtgtagaaaagatggtgataatgtgatttcgtatgttgttgattgaaagcatgttgcatgatagttggtttacaatgttggttggaattgttagaaaagtgcatgagaatgatgagtaatgtgttggaaatggatgaattgattggaaaagatggggtagcaattgcatgagaatatggattttgtgattatgaatatgtttaagtgacgaagtgtatttgtaacgttgttgtattagtaacatggaaataggatttgtaatgtatgagaatgttgtgttacgaaaaattataaaatttaaagtatgcggttagtacatgactaatgagctaaataatatatgtgcatgatggatgttgttgctagatttttgaaaatagtaacatatgattatgaatactggttttatgagttttggactggttttgtttgcttggttgttgtttaagttgtttggaagtaaaatcaagtagttgtgttttttttttttcgattataaagaggttgtctttaaactgttataacttgagatgcataaatgattttgatgtgattctaattgaaggtgatagcttgtccttttatgattctaacgataggtcacatgtCCAAAaagaccaagtaatgagtgagttatgactgttttacgaaaactggacagtgctgagaattggggtactcgatcgagtaactaggatactcgatcgagtaagggggcactcgatcgagtaccttagctactcgatcgagtagccctggtgatttgttttacgtgcttctgatcttcacctactcgatcgagtgacctgtactcgatctagtgacccctgttttgggtcatatgcttatcttttgtcattcgtgcatattatgtttaattcaaagttgttattttacttcttattgcattgttttacatgtaagttggtcttgattcgtaagttaccaaatcttatggggtggtgagtggcaccttatggtgagtatgagtttggtgggaggagatgagttatatgtggttgtgctgagaagtggaaaaaaaaaaaaggaatattgatgagctgattgaggcatggtgcaagttttggtgagacgtggtgagtgatttattcgcgaaattgagtgatgtaaaagtaagtgaaagtgggtaagggatgatgtgggtctaaggaacgtgagaatgaaaagattgaaaggaaggtttggatagtggcaacttgagatgtgtaaagaattatggagtgagatggttaggagtcgtgtgggttaagaatatacacagtgaaagttcgttttaaaggggttgagaag from Silene latifolia isolate original U9 population chromosome 2, ASM4854445v1, whole genome shotgun sequence encodes the following:
- the LOC141642213 gene encoding mediator of RNA polymerase II transcription subunit 7a-like: MATATYPPPPPYYKLYKDYAQNPNSAPQPPPPINGTYLCYGATYTTDDVMPSLEDQGVRQLYPKGPNIDFKKELKSLNRELQLHLLELADILVERPSQYARRVEEISLIFKNLHHLLNSLRPHQARATLIHILELQIQRRKEAIEDIKRRREESQKLLKEALGTLEGQ